The sequence below is a genomic window from Gossypium hirsutum isolate 1008001.06 chromosome A11, Gossypium_hirsutum_v2.1, whole genome shotgun sequence.
tcttattttttagtatcattattaatgtgaaaataaaatttacaaaacagaTATTTATATATACCTATAAAGtctcatttctctttttttttaagcgACGTGGATATAAAATATGGGTATATAtagattaataatttatttgtaacTTGATCCTATATAATGTAGGATTACTTACTCTTATACCAACATATTTCCTCATGTTTGGTGTTGTGAATAAAGAGAGAGAGAAGTAAAGATGTGTGTGAGAgagatattattaaataataatttaatttaatttaattttttaatattattaaaatgtcaTGTATCAACTCTTAATTAGTTGAAAGAAATTTTCTAACAAATATAATAGTATAGATCATAATAgttatgaaattatagtttagatcgttctttgacaaaaaaaaaatttaaatacctaacaaaaaaaatataattttaaggttGCTTAttccaacttttattttatacaataatagtataaaaatataattcaaaagataataataataaaagaaatcaaaCTAACATGGCTATTAGTGATAGTTTTGGGATCATATCATACTTTTTCATTAGTGTTTACACAAATACTAAAACTCCAAAGTTAGTTATGAATTGTGAAATGAActcaacaaaataattataaataaataaaatttcaatataaaaacaaaaatacaacTCTCTACATTCATATcttcttattttcaatttaatatatattctagAATACTCTCTATATTTCTATAGAGGAAACATATTTGTGTAGCATTTAATCTTATATTGTTATTtgtaaaaaaagataataaaaaaattgtaattataaataatatttttaaatataaattaatacatgattaaaaataaaaaaataattcaaatgcggtaatgtataaaattttcatgataaaaaatgaaagaaaaaaattataaaatatagtatAGCCCTTAATCCAAATGTTAATGACCAAGTCTAAAACTCTCAAAATGCTTGATGATGAATCATTGTATGATATTTATACAAAACTTAGTGATATCTCTAACTAAGCCTTTACTCTTGGTAAAGAGTATtagaatgctaaactagttgaaaAGGATTTTAGGTCTCTTTTgagcaatttttttattaactctTGCATCTTTACAAAACTTCAAAATAAATCTTGAAAAGATCAAGAAGAGCAAGGGTATGGTAGAAAATAACATTGATTTGCAAGTTGCATTCTTAGTTGCAAATGAAGGAGAAACTACCATTGAAAATTTGTAGGAGCAATTAGCCTCctcacaaaaaaatttaataagataGTTACGAGACTGACAAGGAAGAGCAAAAATTTTGAAGTGGGTTGTAAAGAAATCTCTTTGTGTAACTTGGAGTGATAATGGTTCTTTAAATGGTCCAAAAGAAGATGGATACTTAAGTAATTATGTGTCTTTCACCTCAAAAGTTAATGTTGTAATTGCAACCAATTTAGACAATTGTAATAATAGTGATGTTGAATCTACTGAGGACTTCATGAACATCTATAAACATTTGCAATTCATTTAAGCTATTGTAATGCTAGTTGTACGTTTTAGTTACACTTGTCAGTTGCAACTCATTTTGCAATTGGATGATTGTGTAACTTATCATATATGTTGATATACTTTTAACTGaaataacttgatttaatttttacatcTCTTTGAagattttaagttataatttTATGGATTTGGACTTGTTAATTATCAACCAAGCAAGAATTCTATTTGAAGAATTTATGTGTGATCAAGTTACCATATTTGAAGAGATTTAATTTCTATAGAAGTTTAATTAAAGAATGTCACTACTTATTTTGATGCCATATAGAATTTTTAATTGAAGTACAATTCTAAAGCATATCTCGTTTACACTACCCGGGAGATTTACAAGCCTATAATATCTATTTAAAGAAGGCTtatttatttgatgatgtatgAATTAGAGAGCACTTATTTTGCTCATTGAGAGAAAATTGTTTTAGTGGAAAATACTcgtatataaactatatttatgtTCACTTCGTAGTTAAGTTTTAAAAGGGAAAATCCAAATAGATGGTGATCTTGATTGATGTATAGATATGATGCTACAATGAGTTAAGCTTAAATTACAACTTGCGCTATTGTTAAATAGTGGAATACATTTGAAGTAAAGGGTTAGAAAAGTGTTCTAAACTACATAACTATATATCTacattttactctttcatgataaGCAACTCAACACTTacctattaaaaataaaaaattataaaaaaaaaatcatacaatggcattttagtaaatatattagacaaattttacttaaatttatatttgattccatcatgaaatttttaattaaaaaaaaaaagaaaaagctaacCCACCCTTTACCCAAACTCTATTTGTAAGTTATAAagatttagtttaataaaaaaaattcatgttgtCTTggctaaaatattataaataaaaaaacaaatatttaaatgaagcacaatattactaaaataccctttgtttATCTACATGGATGAGAGGCATTATCCTCCAGGGAAAAAATGTGGCCAACCAAATCCAAAACAGGACAACATCCAGACCACACAACTATTCTAAACTAAACACAACCAGAAACACATTGAAactgtaatgaaaataaaaatctttcctttctctcttaaattctttgaaaaaaaattccatCTCTCTGCAATCCCCGATCTGGTGAAATATTAAAATGGAAACAATTCTTTCTTCTCACTCCCTTCATCCAATCTTGAATCCCAAAGCATCCATTTCCAAGAACCTTTTGTTACCTTCACAGCAACCAAGACCAGCCTCTCTCTTTCTCTCAAAACCCATTACTTGTACCCTCAAGAAACCCACTTCCCAATCAGTAAAACCATCTTTGGCAGAACCCAGAAATTGGTTTGTTCATGCACAGCAAGGGCTAGCAGCATTAGCTATCTCTTTGGCACTCAATTTTTCTCCAGTTCTATACACTGGCAATGCAATTGCATCGGAATTTGATGTGATAAATGAGGGACCACCAAAGGAATCTTATGTAGTTGATGATGCTAATGTGCTTAGTCGAGTGACAAAATCTGATTTGAAGCGCCTTTTGTCTGATTTGGAGTCAAGGAAGAACTTCCACATCAATTTTATTACTGTTAGAAAGCTCACTGTAAGatcttattttgatgtttttacttGTTTACTTGTATGATTGTGAGTTTCTGTCTTCTATGAGATACCTTTTGTTGGTTTATTATTGTTCGTTGGTTGAACTATATGAAATTTGCAATGAGAAGAAACGGTAGAAGCTGTAGTCATTAACTGTCTGTTTGGTCACTTAGAAAATCAAGTAAAAAGTTGTAGGCAATTTTGGCTGTTTAGCTTAAATCTAACTCAATTTGTAGAGAAGCTGATTGGTGATAATACCATTAACTCCTTTCTTTTGTATTGAGTTTCTCAGTGAACAGTGAGAACTATGAGTGAAGAAGTAAATTAGGGAAGTAAATCATCCaggatttttgtgatttttgataCTGAAGATTGACAAGATTTGATTGCAGAGCAAAGCTGATGCTTTTGAGTATGCTGACCAAGTTCTGGAGCGTTGGTATCCTACACTTGAAGAGGGTAGTAATAAAGGGATTGTTGTACTTGTTACGAGCCAAAAAGAAGGGGCGGTCACCGGTGGACCTGCATTCGTACAAGCTGTCGGAGAAAATATTCTCGATGCTACTGTGACTGAGAACCTTCCTGGTAAATATTCTGAAGTTGAAACCTTATATTCTTTTTTCATGTTCTTGGAAATGTTGAGGATGTAGCTCATTATGTGAAATCTACACAATAACATTTTCATAGCAATGATGAGACCGTCCAAAACTCGAAAAAAATAAGAATTCAAAGATTACTAAGTGGAGGTTTCATTGAAAGAGTCGTAGGTTCTTGCTGCAATACCCTGTAGAATTACATTTATCCTGATTGAACTTGTTGGAGATTTTCTTTTTGTTGTCTGTGCGATGATAAAACTAAAACAATCAACAAGTTGTGTGATCAACATGCACAAATTATCTATAAGCTTTTAGTTGTCTTCTCTAGCCCCTGCATATGAGTTGCTAGTGCTAAGTGGTATACATTTATTCATGGTGCAATTTTAGTTACCACTCTTCAACGGTGAGCTCTTTCGTTTAATTCCATTGTTTGAAAGTACATTCTACTATTCTAGGCCTTGCTCTCTTATCCAAGAATGGCTGACTTTGATTTCTAGATGCCAACAGGAAGATAGCCTCAGTTATTTGGTTTTCATTCCAACCTAATGAATTTATTTGATTACTCTCAGTCTTAAACCATATTGGCTTTTTTCATCAATGGTATAGCTTACAGTGAGGGTTGAAGTTTCATATGCATAAAtatctttcttttcctttcatttcGTTTATTGCAACTTTACTGATCATGGTACTGTTCTTTGTGATTGCAGTTTTGGCTACGGAAGAAAAGTACAATGAAGCGGTTTATAGCAGTGCCAAAAGGTTAGTTGCCGCCATTGATGGACTGCCAGATCCTGGTGGCCCCCAGGTTAAGGACAACAAGCGGGAATCGAATTTTAAATCCAGGGAAGAGACCGAAGAGAAAAGAGGACAATTCAGTCTTGTAGTTGGAGGTTTGTTGGTGATTGCTTTTGTTGTTCCTATGGCACAATATTATGCCTATGTCTCCAAGAAGTAAAGGTTATCTGTATTATAAGATTTGTCTTTCGAATCCCTTCCTTTGGATGAGGAAACATGTATAACATCTAGTTATACGATCACTCATGTTAAATATGGTTGATGAGAAACTTGCAATCCAAGCAGTAGTACAGATTTTTGGTTTATCTTTAGAAAGCCAAAGCTCGATTATAACACATAACCGACTTCTATTATCAGCATAATCAGAATGCTTTAGGCCACTAATCGAGAAAAGGGAAGTGAAATATGTTTTCCCCTCAGGTGACACAAGGACTTTACTTTTGAGACCTGTCATACTTtacattcattcattcatgaatGATTTTATCTGCCTATCATTTAGCATGTAAATCCAATATGCATAGCTTAAGTCAAATACCGGATACCGAAAATCAAAGCATGGTAAATTATTCCTGTTTGAGATTGTAGCTACACTTTCATATAAGGGAATTTTGCTGCATATACACTCTGCACATATATAGTTTACCTTTGGGTCAATGAAGTAATTGAATGACAGAGTGCAATATCTGGAAAATGAACTTCCAGTTACAAACTATAATTCTTTACAGTAACTTTTGATCAATAACATTTGCAATGACTGCTATAAGTCAATACAAATTACAAAGAGAGTCGCAGCAATGAGTAAATATTAGGCCTTCAGAACTTGAGACTAAGAAGGAATGGCATTTTGTCTGAAAAGGGTGGATCGGAGTATTTTCCGGTGAGTATTTGAGATGAAACATACTGATTCGCAGCCTCTGAATAATGAATTCCATCCCAGTTAACATATTCAGAACTATCATTGCATGCTTTGGCCGTAACTGTGGCTCCGTTAATGACTTTAGTTTTCCCGCATGAGATTCGGCTGTCGTAATTCAAAGGTGGACCACCAAATCCACAGCAAGCCATTATAGGCTGCTCAAATCCTTCAAAATGGTAAGCACTCAAGAATTATTTCTATTCTATTCATGTACCCTTCATTTACCTCTAATTGCACTCAGATATCAGACACAAAGGCATAAGTTGAAACCCTTGTAGGATTTCTTGCtactaaaactaaattaaaaggGGGGAAATTCTCAGTAATGTAGTAAATGATACTTACCAAGTTTAGAATAATTTGCTATAAGGTTCGACTTTATCGTGTAGATGTCAACGTATGTAAAATTCGAATCTGTATACAGGCCCTGCAATTTTTTAGTAAGGGCATGAAGCTGCAGATTGAAGATTTTGGCAGCTTGGTTATGCTTTCTAACACACCCTTGCTCTTCAAGGCTAGATGCATCCGTTCCGAATTTGGCGACATTTTGAGCTAAGCATCCAAGAGGTCCTGTGTTATGTATCCAAAAGTTCCTTGCCCCTTGATCATATAATGCCTACAATCAGACGCAAAGAATTCATGTATAAAAGTGCTTGCTCAAAGTATCCATCAAGATAATCAGATGTGTCTTTCAATACAGAGGAATTCCATGAGAAAACATGGGAACCTCGAAGATGAAAAACATTCTTAAACTGGTGAAGTGTTCTCGAAGCTGACCTTTATTCCAGTTTCAAATTCTATTAAGATTGTGGGAATTGAGGCAAGTACTTGATCCAAAGTTTTGGAATAAAAGGCACCAGCAAGATCATTCTGGCCTATATCGAACATGTAAAGCGCCTTCTGAAAATAATCTTGTGCTGGAAGGTACTTATCAAGTCTTTTACCTGCAATAAATGGATATCTATTAACATTTCCAACAGGTATATATAATTGCAGGTATTCTCTAGATGATTGTCTATGTCTGCACCTTTGGCTAGCAATTCAAGAACCCGAGCTTTGAACCTTACAAACTGAGCCACTTGAACACCAAATGAAAATGGACTGACACTTTGTGCAGTAGCTGGTTGGATGGTTGAGCCTGCAGCTGCAAAATTGCACCCTTTGTGGAAACTTGGTAGGCCAATTGAATCCAGGTAAGCATTTAAAAATGGCAGATCCATTGCATCCACTGTAACAAATACCCccaacaaacaaacaaaataaaactgcAGATACAATAGAAAATTGGTAATTTGCCATTACTTAATCAATAAAACTGCAGATAGAACAGAAAATTCTAAATAGTGAGAAAATTAACTGAGAAAATCAATGATTAGACGGCCATCACAATATCTCCCAGAGGGTGTTTGAAAGTAACTTTGACCATGAGGTGGCTCAAGGCTCTCAATACCGGCAGAAATAAGCTCACCAGTGTCAGAATTAGAATCTCCAAAGTTGAAAATAGAAGGGAATTTGAAGTGAATGGAATTGGCAAAAGGCAAGAAGATGAACACCAAGAGAATGTAAGGCTTGGAAGCCATGGTTTACAAACATGAATCACCAGGGTTTAGGCTTGTAGTTTACACTAATTTTTTTATGTTGGTTACCAAATGCCaactataaataaataattagtttgGTTGGTGGATCATATGTGTCCCAGCCAGTGGAAGTTTGCTTTCAGTTGTGGTAACACAAAAAAAATTGCCCATACTACCACCAATACaatatcaatttcttttttatttttttaatctcttGTAAACTAGAAGATTGGCCTTGGGACATATCCCATGTCTCActtttatgaatatatatgtagtTTGAAGTTGGGATGAGAGAGCATTTACTTAGGAAATCAATGGTGAGGCGACCATCACAAAATCTGCCAGAAGGAGTCTTGAAATAAGTTTGACCATTAGGAAGATCCAGGATATCTCCCAATGCTGCAACAAGTTCACCTGTGTCTGAGTTTGAATCACCAAAGTTGAAAATAGCAGGGTAATTGAAAACAACTGAGTTTGCTACGGGAAACAACAGGCAAAACAGTGTAGTAATTTGGAGAAGGAAGGTGTTGGTGTTAGCCATAACTTTTTGTCCAAAACTAACAAGCAATGATGAAATAAAAAGGTCTTTCTTGATTGCTTTTTATGGGCAAATTTTTTATGAGTTTTACTTAGAAGCCAAGGGGAAATACTAAAAAAAGCAAAGTTTTGGGTTTGGCTATCCTCTTGCCTCTCTCTAATGAAAAGGAATTTATAAAAACTATCTAAAAAGTGTTTTTTCTCTTAATGAAGCCCGTGAAGACCTCGAAACTTGCAAAGCCTTGATTATAATTTATTGATAATTTGAGTGAAAATTATGGGAATCCTGAGGTTTGTTTGAGGGAGAGATTGTGGCAGGGAAATGAGCACCGTTCTGCAAGCAATGTGGTGGAATTTGCCTTCCACGGGTGGTCTTTAACATACTTACTTGATGCCTCTTTTGTGTTATCCTCGTCCTTACTCCATTAGTTTTCTTGTATTTCTATAGCTCAAACCAATACGCGTATGTATGGATTTGTTGATTTAGGTGATAAAGAATTTGATATTCAAACGAATTCGAGTTTTAtagatacaaatatttttaagataatttaTCACCAATTTAAAGATTTAACTCCACTTCAAATATAATTGACATTCAATACGATTACCGGATATCGAATGTTGTTTAACTTTGGGGCAATTGAGGGAGTGGGGACATCTTCCATCCTCTTACACTCTTACAAAAGTTAAGAACGGACCCAGATTTGTTCCATCATTGATTTGCCGAATGATGTTGACTCTGAAGATCATCCTGCCCGAGACTTACCCACTGCAGTGTTGGGGCAAAAAGAAAAACCAGGTTGTAAAATCATGAGTTTTGACAAATTAAAGATGGGCCTTCTCCACAGTTCACACATCTCAAAGCTAAACAAAACTACAAAAATTGTGCATTTCACGGGTTGGAATCAAGATCTTATCACAGGAATTCTAACAAATTTGACCATCAGAGAATAGCTGTCAGAAACTACATAACATTTTAGGATAAATACAGTACAGCAAGCTTTAGATCAGAGTCCGGACTTAAAGACTGTTATCCAGATTCCGCAGATACTTGCAGGGAAATGCATCCAAACAATAGAGAAGTATCCAGGAGTAGAGATGcagtaatttgaataattaatgGAGCAACAGCAAGCTCTATTATACATGCAATTACATTGTACTAAATATAGGCAGTGATAAATTCTCCAATAATGCAATCCCATCAGCACATGTGCTAGGATTTTGGAATTAGTTTTAGCATTATTGTGATTATACCCATGGATCATCTATTCAGAAGATCTATTCAAAAATTATGAATGgttggataaaatatatatatatataaaagagattGGATAAATAAACAAATCCCATTTTTAAACGGCCGGATCTTAGGAAGAATTTTTTTAcccttatatatatttaatttgttgaaaaatatttattttaatatttttaatgtatttgatatattatatttttaatttaattttatataaaaaaatattacgaGCGAGTCAAGTTAGatttagcatttttaatttgGGTAAAGATTTGGAAAAATTCTAAGTCCATTTTTC
It includes:
- the LOC107887753 gene encoding GDSL esterase/lipase At1g54790 isoform X1, with the translated sequence MANTNTFLLQITTLFCLLFPVANSVVFNYPAIFNFGDSNSDTGELVAALGDILDLPNGQTYFKTPSGRFCDGRLTIDFLMDAMDLPFLNAYLDSIGLPSFHKGCNFAAAGSTIQPATAQSVSPFSFGVQVAQFVRFKARVLELLAKGKRLDKYLPAQDYFQKALYMFDIGQNDLAGAFYSKTLDQVLASIPTILIEFETGIKALYDQGARNFWIHNTGPLGCLAQNVAKFGTDASSLEEQGCVRKHNQAAKIFNLQLHALTKKLQGLYTDSNFTYVDIYTIKSNLIANYSKLGFEQPIMACCGFGGPPLNYDSRISCGKTKVINGATVTAKACNDSSEYVNWDGIHYSEAANQYVSSQILTGKYSDPPFSDKMPFLLSLKF
- the LOC107887753 gene encoding GDSL esterase/lipase At1g54790 isoform X2, producing MASKPYILLVFIFLPFANSIHFKFPSIFNFGDSNSDTGELISAGIESLEPPHGQSYFQTPSGRYCDGRLIIDFLMDAMDLPFLNAYLDSIGLPSFHKGCNFAAAGSTIQPATAQSVSPFSFGVQVAQFVRFKARVLELLAKGKRLDKYLPAQDYFQKALYMFDIGQNDLAGAFYSKTLDQVLASIPTILIEFETGIKALYDQGARNFWIHNTGPLGCLAQNVAKFGTDASSLEEQGCVRKHNQAAKIFNLQLHALTKKLQGLYTDSNFTYVDIYTIKSNLIANYSKLGFEQPIMACCGFGGPPLNYDSRISCGKTKVINGATVTAKACNDSSEYVNWDGIHYSEAANQYVSSQILTGKYSDPPFSDKMPFLLSLKF
- the LOC107887770 gene encoding UPF0603 protein At1g54780, chloroplastic, giving the protein METILSSHSLHPILNPKASISKNLLLPSQQPRPASLFLSKPITCTLKKPTSQSVKPSLAEPRNWFVHAQQGLAALAISLALNFSPVLYTGNAIASEFDVINEGPPKESYVVDDANVLSRVTKSDLKRLLSDLESRKNFHINFITVRKLTSKADAFEYADQVLERWYPTLEEGSNKGIVVLVTSQKEGAVTGGPAFVQAVGENILDATVTENLPVLATEEKYNEAVYSSAKRLVAAIDGLPDPGGPQVKDNKRESNFKSREETEEKRGQFSLVVGGLLVIAFVVPMAQYYAYVSKK